GTCGATCCGCTCGCGGGGAGTCGGCACGCGGGCGTCGAGCGCGCGCTCGAACTCGTCGGGGTCGCGCAGGTTGCCGAGGAAACGGCTCGACTCCCCCGACCGGGCCAGTTCGTAGCTCGCCGTCCCGATCCGTCGGTCGCCCGCCGTCTCACGGCGGATCGCGAGGTCGAGGTCGTCGTACTCGACGGCGGTCGAACCGGGTCGGAGTCCGCCCTCGACGGTGAGGGAGTCGCGGTCGAACCGGACGGTCCGCCGGGCCGCGCCGACCGCGATCAGGCCGAGGACGCAGACGAGCGCAGCGAGGGCACCGCCGCCGACGAGCGCGGCCGTCGACGGTCCCGAGACGCCGTTGACCGCCAGCAGCGACCGGGCGACGGCCCCGAGCAGGGCGCCGCCGGCCAGCGCTCCAAGCCCCTCGCGCCAGGCCGAGAGGACCGCCGCGGCCGCCGACGCACTAGCCGTCGGGTCGGTCGACAGTTCGGTCATACTGTGTGAATTTCGTCCCTGGGAACAATAGTGTTGCCCCGGGTCCGACGCGGTCGCGGCGGTCGGGGTGGTCGAGGTAGCCGGCCCGGGCGTCAGTCGTCCGCGTCGGCCTCCGCGGTCAGTTCCTCGGCGACGGTGTCGGCGTCGAACAGCGCGGGGTCCATCCCGAGGACCTGCTGGCCGCTGACGAACTCCGGCAGGGAGTCGTCGGTGTACGTGACGACCCGCACGTCGGGGTTGAGGTCGCGCGCGACGACGATGGAGGTCGCCTGGCCCACGTCGGTCAGGACGAACAGGTCGGCGTCGTGGACGCCCGCCTCTTCGAGTGCCGGCCGGTTGGCGACGCCGTCGACGACCGTCACCGTCGCCCCCCGGTCGCGCAACTCGTCGGCCAGCCCCTCGGTGTCGCTGCCTGCGAACACTGCGTTCATACGGACACGGACGACGCCCGGGGGCTTGTGTCTCACGTTTCCGGCGGGCGGCTCACCGCTCCGCGTTCCCGGGCGCTCGACCGGGACGGCTCCGGAACTGATACGTCGATATCGCGTCTCCGCTCGGACGATGATCGAGTGGCTCGGCGGTCCGACGCACGTCGTCGATATCGCGATCCCCGCGTCGGGGCTGGTCCTGCTCCTCGTCCTCTCGAAGACGGCGGAGACGAACCGCAGCCGGCGGTACTTCGTCCCGGCCTTCGGCTGTTGGCTCGGCTCCGAACTCCTCCTCGGGCTCTACGCGGGGACCCTCCTCGCCGTTCCCCGCCCGGTCGGGATCGGCGGCGCGCTCGCGCTGCTGGTCGGGTTCCTCGGGCTGTTCGTCCAGGGGCTCCGATCCGTGTGGAACGCGCGGGGCTCGGCGTCCGCGTCGCCGTAGACCGGCGAGACGTCGCCGGCTGTGCTTACTCGTACTCGATGGTCGCCGGCGGCTTGTGGGTCACGTCGTACAGCACTCGGGAGACGTTGTCGTTCTCGCCAGTGATTCTGGACTGAATGCGCTGGAGGGTGTCCCAGTCCACGTCTTGGGCGCGGGCGGTCATGCCGTCGCGGCTCTCGACCGAGCGGACGGCGACGACCCAGCCGTGGACGCGGTTGTCGCCCTTGACGCCGGTGGCCTTCCCCAGCACCGCGGCCAGCGCCTGCCACGGGTCGTGGTCTTCGAGTTCCTCCTCGACGACGTGGTTGGCCTCGCGGGCGACTTCGAGTTTCTCCTCGGTGACCTCGCCGATGATACGGACGGCGAGACCGGGCCCGGGGAACGGCATCCGCTCGGCGGTGATCTCCTCGAGGTCGAGCGCGCGGGCGACCTCGCGCACCTCGTCCTTGTAGAGGTCCCGCATCGGCTCGACGATGCCGTCGAAGTCGATGCGCTCGGGGAGCCCACCGACGTTGTGGTGGGACTTGATCGTCCCCTCGCTCTCGATGCGGTCGGGGTAGATGGTCCCCTGGACGAGGTAGTCGGCGTCGACCTCGCGGGCGACCTCCTCGAACTCCCGGATGAACTGCTCGCCGATGATGTGGCGTTTCTCCTCGGGGTCGGTCTCGCCTTCGAGCGCCTCGACGAAGCGGTCCTGGGCCTCGACGATACGCAGCGAGTCCATGTAGTCGAAGGTCTCGCGGATCTGGTCGGTCTCGCCCTTGCGCATGAGACCGGTGTCGACGTAGACGGCGGTGAGCTGGTCGCCGATGGCCTCGTAGGCCAGCGCCGCGGCCGTCGAGGAGTCGACGCCGCCCGAGAGCCCGATGACGGCGTTCGCGTCGCCGACCTCGGTCGCGATCTCGTCGAGCTTCTCGTCGATGAAGGAGTCGACGTCGACCATCAGGCCTCCACCTCCTCGGTGTCCGCCACGGCTTCATCGTCCGTCGACCCCTGCAGCTCCAGCGCCGCGTCGAGCAGGCCGACGAACGGCGGGCTGGCGCGGCCGGGTCGAGAGCGGAACTCGGGGTGGAACTGCGTCCCGACGAAGTAGGGGTGGTCGGGCAGTTCGAGGATCTCCATCCGGCGGCCGGACTGTCCCGAGAAGCGCAGACCCGCGGCTTCCAGGTCGTCGATGTACTCCGGGTTGACCTCGTAGCGGTGGCGGTGGCGCTCCGTGCAGCTGTCGTCGTCGTAGATCTCGTGGGCGAGGGTGCCGTCCTCGATCTCGGTGACGTGGGCGCCCAGCCGCATCGTCCCGCCCATGTCGTCGACGCCCTCCTGCTCGGGCAGGATGTCGATGACCGGGTAGGGGGTGTCCTCGTCGAGTTCCGCGGAGTGGGCGCCCTCCAGGCCGAGGACGTTGCGGGCGTACTCGACGACCGCGAGCTGGAAGCCCAGACAGAGACCGAGGTAGGGGAGGCCGTTCTCGCGGGCGTAGCGGATGGCTTCCATCTTGCCCTCGGTGCCTCGCGAACCGAAGCCGCCGGGGACGACGACGGCGTCCATGCCGTCGAGTTGCCCGTCCGTGCCGTCGGCGAGTTCCTCGGCGTGGATCCACTCGGTCTCGACGTTGACGTTGTGGGCGAGGCCGGCGTGTTTCAGCGACTCGTAGATAGAGAGGTAGGCGTCTTCGAGCCCGTACTTGCCGACCAGCGCGACGTCGACGGTGCCCGTCTGCTCCTGGGTGACCAGCTTGCGCCAGCCGTTGTGCCGTTCGTCCTCGGGCAGGGCGTCGTCGGCCAGGTCGAGTCGCTCCATGACGTACTCGTCGAGGCCCTCGTCTTCGACCATCAGCGGCACCTGATAGATGTCGGGCACGTCGGGGTTCGAGAAGACCGCTTCCGTGGGTACGTCGCAAAAGAGGGCGATCTTCTCCTTGGTCTCGGGGTCGAGCCGGTCGTCGGCGCGACCGACCAGGATGTCGGGCTGGAGGCCGATCGAGCGCAGTTCCTTGACGCTGTGCTGGGTCGGCTTGGTCTTCTGCTCGCCGTTTTTCGAGTAGGGGACCAGCGTGACGTGGACGAACTGGATGTCGTCCTCGTCTTCCTCGTGGGCGAACTGCCGGAGCGCTTCGAGGTAGGGCATCCCCTCGATGTCACCGACGGTGCCGCCGACTTCGATGATACAGACGTCGCTGCCCTCGGCGACCTCGCGGATGCGCCGCTTGATGTCGTCGGTGACGTGCGGGATGACCTGGACGGTCTTGCCCAGGTAGTCGCCCGAGCGCTCCTTCTCGATGACGGACTGGTAGACCTTGCCCGTGGTCACGTTGTGCTTCGAGGTCATGTCGATGTCGAGGAAGCGCTCGTAGTTCCCGAGATCGAGGTCGACCTCGCCGCCGTCCTTGAGGACGTACACCTCCCCGTGCTGGAAGGGGTTCATCGTCCCGGCGTCGACGTTGAGATACGGGTCGACCTTGACCGCGGTCACGTCGAAGCCGGCGTTCGAGAGGAGCCGGCCGGTGCTGGCGGCCGTGATACCCTTGCCCAGCCCGGACATGACGCCCCCGGTGACGAAAACGAACTTGTTCCCCAGAGTTTCGTCGTACTCTCGCTCCGGTTCCGTCGGCATACCGACCGTGCGCGGTGTGCCCTGAAAACCGTTTCGGGAGCCACTGCAAATCCGTGTGTTTGTCAACGTGTGACGGCCGTGGACCGCCGATCCGGTCGGTCCAGCGACCGGTGCGCGGTCCCGGCTCAGACGCGACCCGCGAGAAAGTCCGCGACGACCTGCGCGACCGTCTCGGTCTGCCCGACGAAGTGGTGGTCGGCCGCCAGTTCCGTCACCGAGAACCCTCGTTCGCGCGCCCGCTCGACGATCGGCCGAGCGTCGACCGTGCCGTCGCGACTCCCGTAGACGACTTGGCCGGGGCAGTCGATCCGTTCGACGGCCGCGACGGCGTCGACCGCGTCCGCCCCGTCGCCGACCCGGGGAGCGGGCGCGAGGGCGGAGACGGCCGCGGGCGATGCCCCATCGTCGTCCGTCCCGTCGGCCGCCGCGGCGAACGCGAGACAGCCGCCGAAGCTGTAGCCGAACAGGCCGACCGCGTCGTAGCGCTCGTCCGCCCAGTCGAGCGCCCCGCCGATGTCGCGCAGTTCTCCGGGTCCGCCGCCCCACTCGCCGTAGTCGAATCGGAGCGCGGCGATCCCGCGGTCGGTCAGCGCGTCGGCGACCGCGGTCAGCCGGCGGTCCGAGCGCGACCCGCCCAGCTGCGGGTGGGGCGGACAGGCGACGACGCAGGCGGTCGGGTCGGTGCCGTCCGGTTCGTCCAGCGACCCGCGCACGTCGCGACCGCCCGGGACCACCACTGGCTCGCTCACGTTCGAAACTGGTCGGTCGCCCCCTCGAAGCTTTCGGCGACCGGTCGGTCGGCCGGCGCTCTCGGTCGACAGTCGCTCACTCGACGGTCTCGACACCGGTGACCTCGAACCGCGCGCCGCCGGCGTCACTCTCGGTCACGTCGACGGTCCAGCCGTGAGCCTCGGCGATCCGTTCGACGATGGCCAGACCGAAGCCGGTGTTGTCCGCCCGCGTCGAGAATCCCGAGTCGAACACGTCGCCGCGCAGGTCCTCGGGGATCCCCAGCCCGTCGTCCTCGACGTAGAACCCGCCGTCGCAGTCGCCGACGCGGACGACCAGGCCGCCCTCGTCCGGCGCGCCCACTGCCGTGCGGTCGGTGGCGCCGTGCTCCACCGAGTTGCCGAACAGGTTCTCCAGCAGTCGAGCGAGGCGCTCGGGGTCGGCCCGGACCGTCAGGTCGGTCTCGACGGCGAGCCGTTCGGCGTCGGTCTCGACGGTCCCCCAGGCGCGGCTGGCCGCCCGCGCGAGGTCGACCGGTTCCGGCTCGGAGATCGCTTCCCCGTGCCGGGACAGCGCGAGGAGGTTCTCGATCATCGCGTCCATCCGGTCGACGGCGTTCCGGCAGCGCTCGAACTGTTCGGGGTCGCCGGTCGCCTCGGCCGCGTCGACCGCGCCGTTCAGCACCGTCAGCGGGTTCCGGAGGTCGTGGCTGACGACGCTCGTGAACTCCTCGAGGCGCTCGTTCTTCCGCTCGAGTTCGTCCCGCCGGCGTCGTAGTTCCGCCCGGCGCTCGGTGCGGTCGAGCGCGGCTTCGAGCGTCGTCGCCAGGATTTCGACGAGCACCTCGTCGGTCCCCGAGAAGGCGTGGGTCCGCTCGGCGGAGACGACGAACACGCCGTGGTCGCCCATCGGATGGAAGATCACGCTCCGCGAGGGGGTCGGTTCGTCGACCCCCTCGTCGGCGGGGACGTCGTCGATCCGAACCGGATCGCCCCTCTCGAAGACATCCCAGACCAGCGCTGCTCGCGACCCCTCGGGGGCGTCACGCGGGTAGACCGGAACCTCGTCGAACGCCTCGCGGACCGCGTCGACGACCGCGGTCGGTTCGAGCCGCTCGCCGGCGTCGTCGAGCAGGAAGACGCCGCTCAGGCGGGCTTCGAGGACGGCGTCGGCGGCCTCGGTCGCCACCTGCGCGGTCTCCTCGCGGGTCTCGGTGTGCATCAGCGCGCTGGTCCGGCGTTGCAGCCGTTCGAGCTTCCGCTCGCGGTCCGCTCGCTCGGTCACGTCGCGAGTCACGCCCAGCACCGCGCGCTCCTCGCTCTCCCCGATGTCGTAGGGGAACACCTGCGGCTCGAAGACGTGGTGCTCCCCCTCGGCATCGGTCACTTCGACCCCCGAGAGTCGCTTCGGTTCCCCTGTCGCGATGACCGACCGGAAGTCCTGCAGGAACTGCGCGGCCGCCCGGTCGTCCAGGACCTCCTCGACGGTCGACCCCTCGATCGCATCGACGGTGGTGCCGTGGAACGCCGCCAGCACCTGGTTGACCAGCCGGTAGGTGCCCGTCTCGTCGACGACGTAGACCAGGTGGGGCAGCGAGTCGACGATCTTCCGGAGGCGGCGCTCGCTGTGTTCGACCCGTCGGCGCGAGCGGGCGTGTTCGACCGCGTTCGCGATCCGGTTCGCCAGGACGGTGTACTGGTCGGTCCCGGTCTCCTTCTGGAGGTAGTCGGTCACGCCGGCGGAGATCGCCTCGCTCGCCACCGCCTCCGAGCCCTTCCCGGTGAAGAGGATGAAGGGGAGCTCCGGGAACCGCTCTCGCACCCGTTCGAGGAACTCGATCCCGTCCGCTCCCGGCATCTCGTAGTCGGAGACGACACAGTCGAACGGGTAGCCGTCGAGGCGGTCCAGCCCCTCGGTGACGTCGGTGGCCGTCTCGACGCTAAACCGCTCGTCGGCCCGTTCCAGGAACGTGGCAGTCAGGTCGGACACGTCCGGGTCGTCGTCGACGTGGAGGACCCGAATCTCGTCCCGCGACACCGCGCTCATGGTACTTTCCAACCGTCTCCGGGCAATAACAGTTGGGACGCGAGTATCGCGCCTGAGAGTCGTCCTCCCGAACGGGACGGAATTTACACCGCTGTGACAACACGTCCGGTCGGCGGTCCCGCTCGCCGACTCCGGGGGAACAACCGGGGATTCGGCCCGGACGCCCAGGCCCGAAACGAGCCGCTGTGTGGCTGAAAAACAATTAAAGGCTCGGGCACAAAGCGGGGGGTATGGGAATCATCTCGCGCGCCTCGTACGTCGTCCGGTCGAAGATCAACGCGGTCCTCAACCGGGCCGAAGACCCCTCCGAGACGCTCGACTACTCCTACGAGCAACTGCGCGACCAGCTGCAGGACGTCAAGCAGGGCATCGCCGACCTGACCACCCAGAAGAAGCGACTCGAGATCCAGAAGCGCCGGCTGGAGGAGAACGTCGAGAAGCACAACGAACAGGCCCGCGAGGCCGTCCAGCAGGACCGCGACGACCTGGCGCGCAAGGCCCTGGAGAAGAAAAAGCAGAAGATGAGCCAGATCGAGGGGCTGGAGACCCAGATCGCCGAGCTACAGAACCAGCAGGACCGGCTCGTCGAGCAGAAGAACACCCTCCAGAGCCGCATCGAGGAGTTCCGCACGAAAAAGGAGACGATGAAGGCCCGCTACGAGGCGGCCGAGGCCAGCACCAAGGTCTCGGAGGCGATGACAGGCGCCGGCGACGAGTTCGATGACGTGGGTCGGGCCATCGAGCGCGCCGAGGAGCGCACGGAGGACATGGAGGCCCGCTCGCAGGCGATGGACGAACTGCAGGAGAGCGGCGCGTTCGACGACGTGCTCTCGGACAAGGACGACATCGACCGCGAGCTCGAACAGCTCAGCACCGACAGCTCCGTCGACGCCGAACTCGACACGCTGAAAGGGGAGATGGGCAAGGGGACGACTGAGACCAGCGAGGAGACCGCGAGCGCGAGCGCGTCGGGCGGCGGCTCCGACGGCGAGAGCGATTCGACCGAGACCGCGAGCGAGGACGCCGAGGTCGACATGGATGTCGACACCGACGTGGACGCCAACGGCGAGGAGGCTTCCGTCGACGACTCGGAGGTCGAGGCCGAGCTGGAAGAGCTCAAGGAAGACGAGAAGTAGCGCGGTCGGTCCGCGCGGCGGTCCCCGCAGGTGTTTTCAGGGCGGCCACATCGTCGCGATCGCGAGCGTCGTCACCACGGTCAGTAGCAACTGGAGGGGCGCGCCCACGCGGGCGTAATCGGTGAACTTGTAGCCGCCGGGGCCGTACACCATCAGGTTCGTCTGGTAGCCGATGGGGGTGACGAACGCGTTCGCGGCGGCGAACGTGGCCGCGATCAGGAAGGGGAACCCGTCGAACCCGAGCTGTTGCGCGGTACTCACCGCGATCGGGATCATCAGGACGACCGTGGCGACGGGCGTGATGATCGCGGCGACGACGGCGGTGAGGAGGTAGACGATCCCCAGCAGGACGACCGGGGGGAGCGCCTCGCCGGCGCCGACGAGCGCTCCCGCGATCGCGGCGGCGCCCCCCGTCGCCTGCATCGCGACGCCGAGCGGCAACAGGCCCGCGAGGAGGAAGACGACGCTCCAGTTGACGGCGTCGTAGGTCTGGTTGGCGGTGATCGTTCCGGTGGCCACGAGCGCGAAGACGCCGCCGAGCGCGCCGATCGTGATCGGGACGAGATCGGTGGCGGCCAGCGTGATGACGGTCGCGAGCACGCCGATAGCGACGGGTGCGCGGGGACCGAGCCCCGGGCCCGTCGCGTCGGCGGCCGGCGGTCCGGTTTCGCCGCCCGGGGCGACCGTCGCTTCGTCGTCCGGAGCGTCCGATCCCTCGGTCCCGTCGCCGTCCGCCGAGACTGCGCGTTCGGTGACGACGAGGTAGTCCGCCTCCTCGAAGTAGTCGACCGCGGTCGCGGTCGTCTGGACCAGGAGGGCGTCGCCGGACTGGAGTTCGACCGCCTCGAGGTCCTCGCGCCTGAGGTCGTCGCCGCGCCGGAGCGCCAGGACGGTCGTGTCGAACCGCTCGCGCAACTGCAGGTCGCCGACCGTCCGGCCGGCGATACGGGACTCGGGGTGGACGACGGCCTCGACGAGCGTCGCGCCGTGGGGCGCGGCGGCGAGGCGCTGTTCGGTGACGTCCTCGCGGGACCGCTGGGCGAGCCCGTAGCGGTCCGCGAAGTCGTTGACGGCCTGGAGACTCCCGCGCACGGTGAGGAGGTCGCCGGCTGCGACCGCCTGGTCGCTCGCGCTGGCGACGTAGGCCTCGCCGTCGCGCTCGACCTGGAGCACGTCCACGTCGTCCGCGCGGTCGTCCCTCGCGTCGGCGTCGACCGCGGCCGCGGTCGCATCGGCCGGTTCCCGTCCCGATGCGGACGCCGCGTCGCCGGTCGCGTCGGCTTCGGCGATCGCTCCGTCGTCGCCGATACCGTCCAGCGCCCCGTCATCGAGCGCCTCGGCGACGGTGCGGTCGATCAGTCGCGAGTCCTCGCGGACGACCAGCACGCTGAGGTGGCGGTCGAGGCCGAACTCGTCGGTGAAGTCCGCGCCGGCGGGAACGCGCTCGGGGACGAGCCAGCGGCCGACGGTCATCAGGTACGCGAGGCCGACCGCGAGGACCACGACGCCGACCGGGGTGATCTCGAACATCGAGATGGGGCGGCCCAGGAGGTCCCGGGAGAGGTCGCTCGCGAGGAGCGTCGTCGACGTGCCGATGAGCGTCAGCGTCCCGCCGAGCATCGCCGCGAACGACAGCGGCATCAGCAGCTTCGACGGCGAGATGCCCGCTCGCTCGGAGAGGCCGGTGATCATCGGGATGAACACCGCGACCACGGGCGTGTTGTTGACGATGCCCGCCGAGAGACCGGTCACGCCGACGGTCGCGCCGAGCAGGCGCGTCTCGTCGCCGCCGGTCACCTCCTCGAGGACGGCGCCGAGGTAGTCGACGACGCCGGTGTGCTCGACGCCGGCGCTGAGAATGTACATCGCCAGAATCGTCACCGTCGCGCGGCTGGCGAAGCCCTGGATGGCCTCGCCCGCCGTGACGCCGGTGTACGGTTCGAGGACGGCCAGCGCGACGAGGACGCCGATAGCGGTGATGTCGGGCGGTAACCACTCGGAGACGAACAGCCCGAGCGCGACGGCGATCAGCGCGAAGACGACCAGCGCACCCGTCGACAGCCCGAGGACCATGTCACCCGACTCTCGCGGTCGCTCATAAAACGGGGTGACCGTCGCGGGATCGAGCGGGCACCGGGCGACCGCCGGGGGACTCGAAGTGATCCCGCCAGCACACTTTTGCCCGCAGGTCGCCACCGTTCGGTATGCGACTCCTGTTCGTCCACTCGGACCACCTGGAGTTCGAGGCCCGCGAGGAGGCCGGTCCCGACGACCTCGCGGAGACGGAGGGCGTCCCGATGGAGGGACGCATGGAGGAGTGCGTGACGGCGTTCGTCAGCGTCGAGTCCGACGACGAGGCCGACCTCGACGGCGTCGTCGCGAACGCGACCGACGAACTCCGGGACGTGACGGGACAACTCAACACGAACCGGGTGGTGCTGTACCCCTACGCCCACCTCAGCGACGACCTGGCGAGCCCCGACGCCGCCAAGGCCGTCATGCGGGATCTGGAGTCCGAACTCGAAGGCGAGGGCTACGAGGTCCTGCGGGCGCCGTTCGGCTGGTACAAGGCCTTCGAGGTGGCCTGCAAGGGCCACCCGCTCTCCGAACTCTCCCGACACGTCTCGGCCCACCGAGACGAGGCCGGCGGTGCCGCCGGAGCGGGGGACGGCGAGGGAGAGCCCGACCGCGAACCCAGCGAGTGGCGGATGCTGTGGCCCGACGGCACCGCGGAGGACGCGGTCGCGGCCAAGTCGGCGGTGAGCGAGGACATGCGGGCGTTCGTCGAGAGCGAGGTCGAGGGCGTGACCGCTTCGCCCGGCGAGGAGCCGCCCCACGTCGAACTCATGCGCGAGAAGTCGCTGGCGGGCTACGACGAGCTGTCGGACGTGGGGAACCTGCGGTGGTACCCCCGGGGGAAGCTGGTCCGGGACTCGCTCGTCGAGTACGTGAACGACCTCGTCGTCGACTACGGCGGGATGCCCGTCGAGACGCCGGTCATGTACGACCTGGGCGCCCGCGCCATCGACGAACACGCCGGGAAGTTCGGGGAACGCCAGTACCGCTTCGAGTCGGGCGACCGCCGGATGATGCTCCGGTTCGCGGCCTGCTTCGGCCAGTTCTCGATCATGCGGGACATGCACATCGCAGAGAGTGACCTGCCGCTGCGGATCTACGAGCTGTCGACCTACTCCTTCCGGCGCGAACAGAAGGGCGAGGTCACGGGGCTCAAGCGGCTGCGGTCGTTCACGATGCCGGACATGCACACCGCGACGGCGGATATGGACGGCGCTCGCCGGGAACTACTGCGGCAGGCGAAGCTCTCGCTGCGCACGAGCGACGACCTCGGGCTGGAGTACCAGCCCGCGCTGCGAGTGACCCGCGAGTTCTACGAAGCCAACGAGGCGTGGGTCGCCGAGGTCGTCGCCCAACTCGACAAGCCCACCCTCCTGGAGATCATCCCCGAGCGACACCACTACTGGTCGGCGAAGATCGACTTCGCGGCCATCGACGGGCTCGGCCGTCCCATCGAGAACCCGACCGTCCAGATCGACGTGGAGAGCGCCGAGCGGTTCGACATCACCTACACCGACGCCGAGGGGAGCCACCATCCGCCGATCCTCCACTACTCGCCGTCGGGCGGGATCGAGCGGGTCGTCGCCGCGCTGCTGGAGGAGACGGCGACGATGGACACGCCGCGGTTGCCGACGTGGCTCTCGCCGACGCAGGTCCGGTTCGTCCCGGTCGGCGAGGAACACGTCGACTACTGCGACGAACTGGTCGACGAGTTGGCGGCGGCGGACCTGCGGGCGGACGTGGACGACCGCTCGGAGACGGTCGGCAAGCGCATCGCTCGCGCCGAGACCGACTGGGTGCCCTACTACGCCGTCGTCGGCGACCGCGAGGTCGACAGCGGGCGGTTAGACGTGAACGTCCGCGCCGACGATACCGAGGTCGAGCTGACGCCCGAGGCGCTGCGCGAGCGCGTCCGCGAGGAGACCGCGGGACTCCCCCGAAAGCGGCGCTACCTTCCGCAACACGTCGGCGACCACCCGAACTTCACGGGGCGGTGAGGCGTCGCCGA
The window above is part of the Halosimplex rubrum genome. Proteins encoded here:
- a CDS encoding DUF7126 family protein, which gives rise to MNAVFAGSDTEGLADELRDRGATVTVVDGVANRPALEEAGVHDADLFVLTDVGQATSIVVARDLNPDVRVVTYTDDSLPEFVSGQQVLGMDPALFDADTVAEELTAEADADD
- the guaA gene encoding glutamine-hydrolyzing GMP synthase, which encodes MVDVDSFIDEKLDEIATEVGDANAVIGLSGGVDSSTAAALAYEAIGDQLTAVYVDTGLMRKGETDQIRETFDYMDSLRIVEAQDRFVEALEGETDPEEKRHIIGEQFIREFEEVAREVDADYLVQGTIYPDRIESEGTIKSHHNVGGLPERIDFDGIVEPMRDLYKDEVREVARALDLEEITAERMPFPGPGLAVRIIGEVTEEKLEVAREANHVVEEELEDHDPWQALAAVLGKATGVKGDNRVHGWVVAVRSVESRDGMTARAQDVDWDTLQRIQSRITGENDNVSRVLYDVTHKPPATIEYE
- a CDS encoding CTP synthase — protein: MPTEPEREYDETLGNKFVFVTGGVMSGLGKGITAASTGRLLSNAGFDVTAVKVDPYLNVDAGTMNPFQHGEVYVLKDGGEVDLDLGNYERFLDIDMTSKHNVTTGKVYQSVIEKERSGDYLGKTVQVIPHVTDDIKRRIREVAEGSDVCIIEVGGTVGDIEGMPYLEALRQFAHEEDEDDIQFVHVTLVPYSKNGEQKTKPTQHSVKELRSIGLQPDILVGRADDRLDPETKEKIALFCDVPTEAVFSNPDVPDIYQVPLMVEDEGLDEYVMERLDLADDALPEDERHNGWRKLVTQEQTGTVDVALVGKYGLEDAYLSIYESLKHAGLAHNVNVETEWIHAEELADGTDGQLDGMDAVVVPGGFGSRGTEGKMEAIRYARENGLPYLGLCLGFQLAVVEYARNVLGLEGAHSAELDEDTPYPVIDILPEQEGVDDMGGTMRLGAHVTEIEDGTLAHEIYDDDSCTERHRHRYEVNPEYIDDLEAAGLRFSGQSGRRMEILELPDHPYFVGTQFHPEFRSRPGRASPPFVGLLDAALELQGSTDDEAVADTEEVEA
- a CDS encoding alpha/beta hydrolase, producing the protein MSEPVVVPGGRDVRGSLDEPDGTDPTACVVACPPHPQLGGSRSDRRLTAVADALTDRGIAALRFDYGEWGGGPGELRDIGGALDWADERYDAVGLFGYSFGGCLAFAAAADGTDDDGASPAAVSALAPAPRVGDGADAVDAVAAVERIDCPGQVVYGSRDGTVDARPIVERARERGFSVTELAADHHFVGQTETVAQVVADFLAGRV
- a CDS encoding hybrid sensor histidine kinase/response regulator, encoding MSAVSRDEIRVLHVDDDPDVSDLTATFLERADERFSVETATDVTEGLDRLDGYPFDCVVSDYEMPGADGIEFLERVRERFPELPFILFTGKGSEAVASEAISAGVTDYLQKETGTDQYTVLANRIANAVEHARSRRRVEHSERRLRKIVDSLPHLVYVVDETGTYRLVNQVLAAFHGTTVDAIEGSTVEEVLDDRAAAQFLQDFRSVIATGEPKRLSGVEVTDAEGEHHVFEPQVFPYDIGESEERAVLGVTRDVTERADRERKLERLQRRTSALMHTETREETAQVATEAADAVLEARLSGVFLLDDAGERLEPTAVVDAVREAFDEVPVYPRDAPEGSRAALVWDVFERGDPVRIDDVPADEGVDEPTPSRSVIFHPMGDHGVFVVSAERTHAFSGTDEVLVEILATTLEAALDRTERRAELRRRRDELERKNERLEEFTSVVSHDLRNPLTVLNGAVDAAEATGDPEQFERCRNAVDRMDAMIENLLALSRHGEAISEPEPVDLARAASRAWGTVETDAERLAVETDLTVRADPERLARLLENLFGNSVEHGATDRTAVGAPDEGGLVVRVGDCDGGFYVEDDGLGIPEDLRGDVFDSGFSTRADNTGFGLAIVERIAEAHGWTVDVTESDAGGARFEVTGVETVE
- a CDS encoding PspA/IM30 family protein codes for the protein MGIISRASYVVRSKINAVLNRAEDPSETLDYSYEQLRDQLQDVKQGIADLTTQKKRLEIQKRRLEENVEKHNEQAREAVQQDRDDLARKALEKKKQKMSQIEGLETQIAELQNQQDRLVEQKNTLQSRIEEFRTKKETMKARYEAAEASTKVSEAMTGAGDEFDDVGRAIERAEERTEDMEARSQAMDELQESGAFDDVLSDKDDIDRELEQLSTDSSVDAELDTLKGEMGKGTTETSEETASASASGGGSDGESDSTETASEDAEVDMDVDTDVDANGEEASVDDSEVEAELEELKEDEK
- a CDS encoding SLC13 family permease, with translation MVLGLSTGALVVFALIAVALGLFVSEWLPPDITAIGVLVALAVLEPYTGVTAGEAIQGFASRATVTILAMYILSAGVEHTGVVDYLGAVLEEVTGGDETRLLGATVGVTGLSAGIVNNTPVVAVFIPMITGLSERAGISPSKLLMPLSFAAMLGGTLTLIGTSTTLLASDLSRDLLGRPISMFEITPVGVVVLAVGLAYLMTVGRWLVPERVPAGADFTDEFGLDRHLSVLVVREDSRLIDRTVAEALDDGALDGIGDDGAIAEADATGDAASASGREPADATAAAVDADARDDRADDVDVLQVERDGEAYVASASDQAVAAGDLLTVRGSLQAVNDFADRYGLAQRSREDVTEQRLAAAPHGATLVEAVVHPESRIAGRTVGDLQLRERFDTTVLALRRGDDLRREDLEAVELQSGDALLVQTTATAVDYFEEADYLVVTERAVSADGDGTEGSDAPDDEATVAPGGETGPPAADATGPGLGPRAPVAIGVLATVITLAATDLVPITIGALGGVFALVATGTITANQTYDAVNWSVVFLLAGLLPLGVAMQATGGAAAIAGALVGAGEALPPVVLLGIVYLLTAVVAAIITPVATVVLMIPIAVSTAQQLGFDGFPFLIAATFAAANAFVTPIGYQTNLMVYGPGGYKFTDYARVGAPLQLLLTVVTTLAIATMWPP
- a CDS encoding threonine--tRNA ligase, giving the protein MRLLFVHSDHLEFEAREEAGPDDLAETEGVPMEGRMEECVTAFVSVESDDEADLDGVVANATDELRDVTGQLNTNRVVLYPYAHLSDDLASPDAAKAVMRDLESELEGEGYEVLRAPFGWYKAFEVACKGHPLSELSRHVSAHRDEAGGAAGAGDGEGEPDREPSEWRMLWPDGTAEDAVAAKSAVSEDMRAFVESEVEGVTASPGEEPPHVELMREKSLAGYDELSDVGNLRWYPRGKLVRDSLVEYVNDLVVDYGGMPVETPVMYDLGARAIDEHAGKFGERQYRFESGDRRMMLRFAACFGQFSIMRDMHIAESDLPLRIYELSTYSFRREQKGEVTGLKRLRSFTMPDMHTATADMDGARRELLRQAKLSLRTSDDLGLEYQPALRVTREFYEANEAWVAEVVAQLDKPTLLEIIPERHHYWSAKIDFAAIDGLGRPIENPTVQIDVESAERFDITYTDAEGSHHPPILHYSPSGGIERVVAALLEETATMDTPRLPTWLSPTQVRFVPVGEEHVDYCDELVDELAAADLRADVDDRSETVGKRIARAETDWVPYYAVVGDREVDSGRLDVNVRADDTEVELTPEALRERVREETAGLPRKRRYLPQHVGDHPNFTGR